In Sphingobacterium sp. R2, the genomic stretch ATTCCAATTCATTAATTGGATTAATGATATTGATATCACCTGCCGCAGGGTTTCTCAGGTAGTTTCCATTCTCGTCATAGGGTACTGTCCAGGGCAACATTCCTCGTAAAGCGTTGTAGTAATCGCCCGCTCCCGTGACGGATTTAGAAAAGTTATAGCCATAATCTTGATCGGAGAAAAATACATTTAGTGAAGCACCCATAGTAAACCACTTCGTCGGAGTCGCTTCAAAACTTACTTTTGAAGTATAGCGATTAAATTTTTGCCCTGGCTGTGTGGCATCTTGCTTTAAATAGCCAAATGAACCATAACCTTTTGAATTCTCGCCACCACCAGAGACGCTTAAGGTATGTTCAGTAGATAAGGCATTTTTACGGCCAGCATCAGCCCAATCGTAATTACCTACTAAGCTTGGATCCCAAACCGTATTATTATTGGTCCAACCTTTCGCGATATTTGCCCAGGAGGCTGCTACAGAGCCCCACTTTGAAAAGTCACTTGTATAACTAGGTGTTGTTGTTCCAAATTTCGCCAAGCGCGCATAATCCAACCATTGTGCAGCATCCATGTATTCTGTGACATCATACATCTTCTCGAATGTCGCTGTACCTGCATAATTTAATTGTAAACGACCTTTTTTGCCTTGCTTAGTCGTCACCAAAACCACACCATTGGCACCACGCGAACCATACACAGCGGTTGCAGAAGCATCTTTTAAGACATCAATGGTCTCAATATCACTCGGATTGATATTCTCAATGCCACCGGCCTGTAATACCATCCCATCAACTACATATAAAGGGTCTTGATCGGCGTTTAACGACCTTACACCCCTGATTTTTATGCTTCCAGTTGTTCCCGGCCGTTGATTTGATGTAATATCAACCCCTGCAACCTTACCTTGCATGGCCTGTAATGCATCTTTTACGGGCATTGCTTTCAGTTCTTTTTCGCCCACACTCGCTATCGAACCTGTTACATCTTTCTTTTTCATCGTGCCATAACCAACCACCACGACTTCGTCCATGACATCGACCTTTTGTGCAAGAACTATATTGAAGATATTTTTATTACCCACAGAAATTTCTTGAGGTTCATAACCAAGGCTTCTGAAGGCCAATACATCCGATGGCAGTGCATTGATGTTAAATGACCCATCGGCATTGGTCTTTGCCGTCATAGTTTTGCCTTTTACCTGTACAGTTACACCTTGGATAGGCAAACCTTTTTCATCGTTTACTTTTCCAGTCCGAGCGGTTTGAGCAAATAAATTCAAGGTGCACAGCATCGCCATAAGTAGCAAAAAAGTGTACTTCTTTACATGATGATCAAACCTAATTGTTAAATAGTTTATCATTAAAGTATTATTTAGGTATTATTTTTATTCTTTCCCTTTTTGACCTTCGGTAGTGAAAATCGGTTTTCACTATACGAGATAATGAAAGTGTTGGATGATCTTTACGTATTGCTTTATAGGACGACTGGATTAAAAAAATAATCAGATTTCCCCCTTAGGCTTATAATGTTGGTTAAAAGTAACAGGATGATTTGTAATAACCATCCTGTTCAATCCTGTCACTGAAAGAGGCTTCTAAATAAAACGGGGCTGTCCAAGAAATTTAGACAGCCCCGTTTCCATGCGATTCATTGCACATCTCTAAGCAGCAGCATTTAAGCTATACATGTATCGTTTTTCATTTAATAACTCCAAATGGTTACGGGCCCAATCAGCCCACTTTCCATGGGCGCCCATTTGCTGGCATCAAAATCTTTATAATTGATATTGACGAAATTAATTTCGTGATAATTTCGCCAGGTAACTTTTTTGCGGTCCAAATAACTAATCCGGTTTGCCATTAAGTTGGCGACTTCAATACGAATCTTGTTTTCGCCATTCACCAATAATGGGGTAATATCCTGTTGAAAAGGAATTGACCATAACACACCCGCGTCCTTTCCGTTAATATATACTCTGGCACTTTCCGCAACACGCCCAAGCTTGAGTAGATATGATTTTGACAAGTCTTTATGGATAGAGAATGTTTTCTCGTAGTTTGCTGTACCCGAAAAATTAACAGCATCTTTATCGCCCCATTCGGTCCACGAAGAGAGCTGATCAAGCTTTTTGGCCTTCGGTAAAACAGGTCCTCCGGCAATAAACTTCACTTTCCAGTCGCGGTCCAATTGAGCCACTTGGTGTAACTCATCCTGATAGCGGAAAGGTTCGCTGGCTTGTTGCTCCGAGGCCAAGACAATCCAAGAATAACCCGATGGAATCTGCACCCGTATCTTTCCATCAGATGATGGCAACTGATAGGTCCGCCCAGTCTGGGGATCCAATAAAGAATAATAGTTCGCTTGTACATTCAGCGCGATATGGCGATCCACGGTCTGTCCGCTGTGATTGACTAAATAATAATAGGTATCCTTACCGGCAACTCTTCTTGAAAACTTTAGCCCGGTTTGATTAATCCGTTCAGGTAATATCTGTTCGGTTTCCAGGGCTGAATTAATATCTGTAGTCAAATAGATTTTTCCTTTTCCAAATGCTGTATACTGATTAGCCTTATCTTTATCGAACCCTAGTGATGCAATTAATTTATTGAACAGCGTGCGCCGTTTATCTAATTGGCTATATCCAGGAACCTCTTTCGGTAATTGCTGGAAGATGACAGTTGCGCCTTGGTTGGCCATTTCCAGAATTTTCTGCAGGGTCACTTCTGAAAAATAATGACAGGCAGGTATATAAATTGCTTGATACGGGATCGCATCCTTTGAGGTTTGTAATTTTCCGCCGTTTACTGTAGTTCCCTCCAAAATTTTATCAGTTGCAAAATCAAAGCTATACCCCCGTTTCTGCAGCTGAACACTTTGTTTATAAAATTGCGTTGGATGTAACCACTCGTCAACATCATGAACCTTTAGTGCCTTATCCATTCCTTTGGCATTATTCCAAATATCATAAATGGGCCAATATACCAGCAGTTCATTGTCGGCCCGGCTGGATTGAAGGATGGATTGCACACGCGTAATATATTGATTCAAACCGGTAAGGTGTTCCCAGAACGAGTTTTGTGGAACAAAATTAACGGAAGCATAGAACATCCATCCCGGGAAAGGAACATTTTTCGGCGAATAGGTTGTCCCGTGATAGAATACATGATTCACCCCAGCGAGGAATAGTTGTTCGACTTCAGGTTTCGTTTGTGACAAGGAGGTTTTAAAATGTTCCGTCAGCCAGGTGAATGTTTCCGAAGAAGTATATTTTTTACCGTATACATTTGTCGCCGACGTCGCAAATTTCGCCATCATGGGGTCTGGATCCACATTACGGATATCAGCAGTATCCCGTCTTAATCCGGGAATATCAAAACTGCTGGAT encodes the following:
- a CDS encoding glycosyl hydrolase, with the protein product MKKIYISLVLACNLLAFARTMAQDLWPAVTKEMRPWTRWWWLGSAVDRTNIELELTLFEKSGFGGVEVTPIYGAKGFESSYLNFLSPQWMNMLGVTTDKANALGMGVDINLGTGWPFGGPQIKEKDAATKLILDEFELKKGEKVTFPLKPKDPKQHYFFLQALRAFRADNSEINLDDYISKTTGTWEAPADIRLLAVFSGRTGQKVKRAAPGGAGYTLDHLGQQSVLSYFNRFTEAFKDKPLHVRAFFNDSYEVYGANWTDEFLQSFERIKGYRLQDHLLDFAGKGKNEAKTAGLKSDYREVVNALLAQNFLIPFTDFAHRYRAISKNQAHGSPGNLIDLYADTDIAECETFGSSSFDIPGLRRDTADIRNVDPDPMMAKFATSATNVYGKKYTSSETFTWLTEHFKTSLSQTKPEVEQLFLAGVNHVFYHGTTYSPKNVPFPGWMFYASVNFVPQNSFWEHLTGLNQYITRVQSILQSSRADNELLVYWPIYDIWNNAKGMDKALKVHDVDEWLHPTQFYKQSVQLQKRGYSFDFATDKILEGTTVNGGKLQTSKDAIPYQAIYIPACHYFSEVTLQKILEMANQGATVIFQQLPKEVPGYSQLDKRRTLFNKLIASLGFDKDKANQYTAFGKGKIYLTTDINSALETEQILPERINQTGLKFSRRVAGKDTYYYLVNHSGQTVDRHIALNVQANYYSLLDPQTGRTYQLPSSDGKIRVQIPSGYSWIVLASEQQASEPFRYQDELHQVAQLDRDWKVKFIAGGPVLPKAKKLDQLSSWTEWGDKDAVNFSGTANYEKTFSIHKDLSKSYLLKLGRVAESARVYINGKDAGVLWSIPFQQDITPLLVNGENKIRIEVANLMANRISYLDRKKVTWRNYHEINFVNINYKDFDASKWAPMESGLIGPVTIWSY